A stretch of Elgaria multicarinata webbii isolate HBS135686 ecotype San Diego chromosome 5, rElgMul1.1.pri, whole genome shotgun sequence DNA encodes these proteins:
- the CRYAA gene encoding alpha-crystallin A chain, with the protein MDITIQHPWFKRALGPLIPSRLFDQFFGEGLFEYDLLPLFSSTISPYYRQSLFRTILESGVSEVRSDRDKFTIFLDVKHFSPEDMSVKVIEDFVEIHGKHNERQDDHGYISREFHRRYRLPSNVDQSAITCSLSADGMMTFSAPKVQSNTDPSHSERPIPVSREEKPTSAPSS; encoded by the exons ATGGATATTACCATTCAACACCCCTGGTTCAAACGGGCTCTTGGACCTTTAATTCCAAGCCGTTTGTTTGACCAGTTTTTCGGAGAAGGTCTTTTTGAATATGATCTCCTGCCTTTGTTTTCCTCCACCATCAGCCCGTACTACAGGCAATCGCTCTTCCGCACTATTCTGGAGTCAGGTGTTTCCGAG GTGAGATCTGACCGGGACAAGTTCACAATCTTTTTGGATGTAAAACATTTCTCCCCTGAAGATATGAGTGTGAAGGTCATTGAAGACTTTGTGGAAATCCATGGCAAACACAATGAGAGACAG GATGACCATGGGTACATTTCCCGTGAATTCCACCGGAGGTACCGCCTCCCTTCCAATGTGGACCAATCGGCCATCACCTGCTCTCTGTCTGCTGACGGCATGATGACCTTCTCTGCTCCTAAGGTCCAGTCCAACACGGACCCCAGCCACAGTGAGAGACCCATCCCTGTATCCCGCGAAGAGAAGCCAACCTCGGCTCCTTCTTCTTAG